A single genomic interval of Helianthus annuus cultivar XRQ/B chromosome 13, HanXRQr2.0-SUNRISE, whole genome shotgun sequence harbors:
- the LOC118485828 gene encoding uncharacterized protein LOC118485828, which produces MEKALARYGVTHRLSTAYHPQTSGQVENANRGVKRILEKTALKTVNLDLTEAARRRFFQIHELEALRDAAYERSWSIKEKTKALHDRRLQGLKEFKVGDKVLLFNSRLKLIAGKLKSRWSGPYVVREVFPYGTVEVYDEVDKGVWKVNGHRLKHYLGGPIDTTEEEEIPLEDPPTFTDQ; this is translated from the exons ATGGAAAAGGCACTTGCACGCTACGGTGTCACTCATCGTCTTTCCACCGCGTACCACCCGCAAACTAGTGGCCAAGTAGAGAATGCTAACCGAGGGGTGAAGAGAATCCTAGAGAAAACG GCATTGAAAACCGTTAATCTCGACCTTACCGAGGCCGCTAGACGGAGGTTCTTCCAAATTCACGAGTTGGAAGCATTGAGGGATGCCGCCTATGAACGATCTTGGAGTATCAAGGAAAAAACTAAGGCGTTGCATGATAGGAGGTTgcaaggcttgaaagagtttaaggtaggtgataaagtgctTTTGTTCAATTCGAGGTTGAAATTGATAGCAGGGAAATTGAAATCAAGATGGAGTGGACCGTATGTGGTGAGAGAAGTGTTTCCGTATGGCACGGTTGAAGTATACGACGAAGTCGACAAAGGGGTATGGAAGGTAAACGGTCATAGATTGAAACATTACTTGGGAGGTCCCATTGATACCACCGAAGAGGAAGAAATTCCTCTTGAGGACCCACCCACCTTCACCGACCAGTGA